A stretch of Chloroflexota bacterium DNA encodes these proteins:
- a CDS encoding MerR family transcriptional regulator → MADDRRGRRGPRDDNDVKGFFIGVVAKMTGTHPQTLRHYERVGLVNPIRSDGSVRMYSMRDVQRVRRIRELTQDEGANLSGVEIILELHDRVEEMRRRHRIELDEQALAHRREVNQLHNEIARLKRILRRATQ, encoded by the coding sequence ATGGCAGATGACCGGCGCGGCCGGCGCGGGCCGCGCGACGACAACGACGTGAAAGGGTTCTTCATCGGGGTGGTCGCCAAGATGACCGGCACCCATCCGCAGACCCTGCGCCACTACGAGCGCGTCGGGCTGGTGAATCCCATTCGGTCCGACGGATCGGTGCGAATGTATTCGATGCGCGACGTGCAGCGCGTGCGGCGGATACGTGAATTGACCCAGGACGAGGGGGCCAACCTGTCGGGGGTCGAAATCATCCTCGAGCTGCACGACCGCGTCGAGGAGATGCGCCGCCGGCATCGGATCGAACTCGATGAGCAGGCCCTTGCCCATCGGCGCGAGGTCAACCAGCTTCACAACGAGATAGCGCGCCTCAAGCGGATCCTGCGGCGCGCCACGCAGTGA
- a CDS encoding J domain-containing protein: protein MPGRRGRPAARTGPGGGTAPARRNLTVEYRDYYKILELDRSADADAIKRAYRRLARKYHPDVNPGDPKAETRFKEINEAHQVLSDPEKKARYDRFGSAYRQHGSFEAAMRQAGFGGPGFGGHGPMGGAGFSDFFEQLFGSFGAAAGARGTRQSAGARAADVAHEVDVTLEEILNGSQRMISVRSPDGIGGTANRRLRVKIPPGVRPGARIRLAGEGGVRPDGTRGDLFLKVRVLDHPSMRRNGVNLETDISIPMTAAALGTRAVVSTLGGEKLRVRVPPEVSQGARLRLRGKGLPQMGKGERGDLFVKVNVTTPKGLDGQQRDLIRDLAKLRGEDLEASNGR from the coding sequence ATACCGGGCCGACGGGGTCGTCCTGCGGCCCGCACAGGTCCAGGTGGCGGGACCGCCCCAGCAAGGCGGAACCTAACCGTGGAGTACCGCGATTACTACAAGATTCTTGAGCTCGACCGCTCGGCTGACGCCGACGCGATCAAACGCGCCTACCGGCGACTGGCGCGCAAGTACCACCCCGACGTCAATCCCGGGGACCCCAAGGCGGAGACCCGTTTCAAGGAAATCAACGAGGCCCACCAAGTCCTCTCCGATCCGGAGAAGAAGGCCCGCTACGACCGATTCGGTTCGGCCTACCGCCAGCACGGCTCGTTCGAGGCGGCCATGCGCCAGGCCGGTTTCGGGGGCCCCGGCTTCGGCGGGCACGGGCCGATGGGCGGCGCCGGGTTCTCCGATTTCTTCGAGCAGCTCTTCGGCAGTTTTGGCGCCGCCGCCGGCGCCCGGGGCACGCGCCAGTCCGCCGGGGCCCGCGCCGCCGACGTGGCGCACGAAGTCGACGTGACCCTGGAAGAGATCCTCAACGGTTCCCAGCGCATGATTTCGGTCCGGTCGCCGGACGGGATCGGTGGCACCGCCAACCGGCGCCTGCGGGTCAAGATTCCGCCCGGGGTCCGCCCCGGGGCGCGGATCCGCCTGGCCGGCGAAGGCGGCGTGCGTCCGGACGGCACTCGCGGCGATCTATTCCTGAAGGTCAGGGTGCTCGATCACCCCAGCATGCGCCGCAACGGGGTAAATCTCGAGACCGATATTTCAATCCCGATGACGGCGGCGGCCCTGGGCACGCGCGCAGTGGTGTCGACGCTGGGCGGCGAAAAGCTGCGGGTCCGGGTGCCGCCCGAGGTATCTCAGGGCGCGCGCCTGCGGCTGCGCGGCAAGGGGCTGCCGCAAATGGGCAAAGGCGAGCGGGGAGACCTGTTCGTGAAAGTGAACGTGACCACTCCCAAGGGGCTGGATGGCCAGCAGCGGGATCTGATCCGGGACCTGGCGAAGCTGCGCGGGGAGGATCTGGAGGCAAGCAATGGCAGATGA
- a CDS encoding nucleotide exchange factor GrpE, with the protein MSVVSESAPRPSPESPDHACGVDELQNQILRLQADLENLRRRSERRRQEAVAGARQELLSGLLPVLDNLERALQAAADPDDQLAVGIGMVRTQLLETLGRAGLEAVPAAGHFDPRLHEVVACLPSDEVDEGQIVAVVRTGYRADGVVLRPAQVQVAGPPQQGGT; encoded by the coding sequence GTGAGCGTGGTCTCCGAGTCCGCCCCCAGGCCGTCGCCGGAATCCCCCGACCACGCTTGCGGAGTCGATGAGCTGCAGAACCAGATCCTGCGGTTGCAGGCCGACCTGGAGAATCTGCGGCGGCGCTCGGAGCGTCGTCGCCAGGAAGCGGTAGCGGGTGCCCGGCAGGAATTGCTGTCCGGGTTGTTGCCGGTGCTAGACAACCTCGAGCGGGCGCTGCAGGCGGCTGCCGATCCGGACGATCAGCTCGCTGTCGGCATTGGAATGGTGCGCACCCAGTTGCTGGAAACTCTGGGCCGGGCCGGGTTGGAAGCCGTCCCGGCGGCGGGGCATTTCGACCCGCGATTGCACGAGGTGGTGGCCTGCCTGCCCAGCGACGAAGTTGACGAGGGCCAAATCGTGGCCGTGGTCCGGACTGGATACCGGGCCGACGGGGTCGTCCTGCGGCCCGCACAGGTCCAGGTGGCGGGACCGCCCCAGCAAGGCGGAACCTAA
- the dnaK gene encoding molecular chaperone DnaK → MAKVVGIDLGTTNSVVAFMEAGQPTVITNVEGARTTPSVVAYSKNGERLVGQLARRQSVLNPANTIYSAKRFVGRRFDEVDSEREQVSFEIVDGKGNEARIRIPQLNSDVTPEEISAMVLQKLKADAEEYLGEEVKQAVITVPAYFNDSQRQATKNAGTIAGLDVLRIINEPTAASLAYGLEKKSAETILVWDLGGGTFDVSVLEVGDGVFEVKATNGDTHLGGDDYDQRIVAHLVDEFKRDQGIDLRSDPQALQRLVEAAEKAKIELSTTPQTEINLPFITADQTGPKHLAVTLRRSRFEELVGDLNRRMVDPFRKVLRDAGITPEQVDEIVMVGGSTRMPAVQDLVKELTGKEPNRSVNPDEVVAIGAAIQAGIITGDVRDVVLLDVTPLSLGLETLGSVKTTLIERNTTIPTSKSEIFSTAEDGQTAVDIHILQGERAMAADNMTLGRFRLEGIPPAPRGVPQIEVTFDIDVNGIVNVKAKDTGTGKEQKITITASTNLDKDQIDALVQDAERHASEDRDRRELADLRNQADAAAYQVERLVNEHSDQLSDEEKSEIESQIAELRGLLDQDAPDLAELRRRTEELSQRQLEIGQRVYQTGANGQAGPDGADDAAADADDVVDAEFSAADDEGK, encoded by the coding sequence ATGGCCAAAGTTGTCGGAATAGACCTGGGCACCACCAACTCGGTGGTCGCGTTCATGGAAGCCGGGCAACCGACCGTAATCACCAACGTGGAGGGGGCCCGGACCACGCCGTCGGTGGTGGCCTATTCCAAGAACGGCGAACGCCTCGTCGGACAGCTGGCCCGACGCCAGAGCGTGCTGAATCCGGCCAACACCATTTACTCGGCCAAGCGATTCGTCGGACGCCGCTTCGACGAAGTTGACTCCGAGCGTGAACAGGTCTCGTTCGAGATCGTTGACGGCAAGGGTAACGAGGCCCGAATTCGGATCCCGCAGCTAAACAGCGACGTGACTCCCGAAGAGATCTCGGCGATGGTCCTGCAGAAGCTGAAGGCCGACGCCGAGGAGTATCTGGGCGAGGAGGTCAAGCAGGCGGTGATCACGGTCCCGGCGTACTTCAACGACAGTCAGCGCCAGGCGACCAAGAATGCCGGCACCATCGCCGGGCTGGACGTGCTGCGGATCATCAACGAACCGACTGCAGCCTCGCTGGCTTACGGTCTTGAGAAGAAGTCCGCCGAAACCATCTTGGTCTGGGACCTTGGCGGCGGGACTTTTGACGTGTCGGTGCTCGAGGTCGGCGACGGAGTCTTTGAGGTCAAGGCCACCAACGGTGATACCCACCTTGGTGGCGACGACTACGACCAGCGCATCGTCGCCCACCTCGTCGACGAGTTCAAGCGCGATCAAGGGATTGACCTGCGCTCGGACCCGCAGGCCCTGCAGCGCCTGGTGGAAGCGGCCGAAAAAGCAAAGATCGAACTCTCCACGACCCCGCAAACCGAGATCAACCTTCCGTTCATCACCGCCGACCAGACCGGTCCCAAGCACCTTGCGGTTACCCTGCGCCGGTCGCGCTTTGAGGAGTTGGTCGGCGATCTCAACCGCCGCATGGTGGATCCGTTTCGCAAGGTACTGCGCGACGCCGGGATCACCCCCGAGCAGGTCGACGAAATCGTCATGGTGGGCGGATCCACGCGCATGCCGGCGGTCCAAGACCTGGTCAAGGAACTCACCGGCAAAGAGCCCAATCGATCAGTCAATCCCGACGAGGTCGTCGCGATCGGGGCCGCGATCCAGGCCGGAATAATCACCGGCGATGTCCGCGACGTGGTCCTGCTCGACGTGACGCCGCTTTCGCTGGGTCTGGAGACGCTGGGATCGGTGAAGACGACCCTGATCGAGCGCAACACCACGATCCCGACTTCCAAGTCCGAGATCTTCTCGACCGCCGAGGACGGCCAGACCGCGGTCGACATCCACATCCTGCAGGGCGAGCGCGCCATGGCCGCCGACAACATGACCCTGGGCCGGTTCCGGCTCGAGGGGATTCCGCCGGCCCCGCGTGGAGTTCCGCAGATCGAGGTCACATTCGACATCGACGTGAACGGGATCGTAAACGTCAAGGCCAAGGACACCGGCACCGGCAAGGAGCAGAAAATCACGATTACGGCGTCGACCAACCTGGACAAGGACCAGATCGACGCCCTGGTGCAGGATGCCGAGCGACACGCCAGCGAGGACCGCGACCGACGCGAATTGGCCGATTTGCGAAATCAGGCCGACGCCGCCGCCTACCAAGTCGAGCGGCTGGTCAATGAGCACAGCGACCAGCTCTCGGACGAGGAAAAAAGCGAGATTGAGAGCCAGATAGCCGAGCTGCGCGGGCTGCTTGACCAGGACGCGCCCGATCTGGCCGAACTGCGCCGGCGCACCGAGGAGCTCAGCCAGCGCCAGCTGGAGATCGGCCAGCGCGTCTACCAGACTGGCGCCAACGGCCAGGCCGGTCCAGACGGTGCGGACGATGCCGCCGCCGATGCCGATGACGTCGTCGACGCGGAGTTCTCGGCAGCCGACGACGAAGGGAAGTGA
- the lon gene encoding endopeptidase La has translation MPQDALEVDAEGVTGATELPVVVLSEQVAFPRISQPLQVTDPASLWALERLRDGAQNVLLLQSAGDAQDADLYTVGTVCALVRQYLIPSGGYSALFKGQERAQVLATERDGDGLVAMITPLNESMRNGPELEALRRTLSTQIHEYAEKSNQVAPEVVSLARRITHAGYLADLAAAKLVEDPEHQQQLLEELDVYERMFAVTALLNGWIRTLDVRSSIQSQIQEGIESAQRNFYLKEQLRTIQRELGIANAVGDEREELLEAIAGSNMPETVRVRATKEIERLEGISPASPELAVVRNYIDTLLDLPWPPAQSRRRRVGLKSARRVLDRHHFGLEKVKKRVVEYLAVRSLTDESQSPILCLVGPPGVGKTSLGRAIAQAVRRRYIRVSLGGVRDEAEIRGHRRTYVGALPGRIIQGMARAGAVDPVFVLDEVDKIGRDFRGDPSSALLEALDPEHNRNFSDHYLEVGYDLSKVMFLLTANNEWGIPPTLRDRLEIIRLEGYTAREKMAIAKGHLVPRQLKDHGLAASGKTRLRFSDEALAAIVQRYTREAGVRELERRIAAVCRKVARRRAASEPAHRVVRIADLRELLGPAPYTDRGEDTSDRVGVVNGLAVTAHGGELLPVEAAWSRGKREFLCTGNLGDVMTESAHAALSYVTRHAGRLGFQPNVLTDAFVHLHVPEGAVPKDGPSAGIAMGTALASAFLGRSVRGDLAMTGEVTIQGRVLPIGGVKEKVLAAQRHGIREVILPSENRSEVGEIPADVRRKFKFTFVDSMDQVLAAALSSSPYSDRRTH, from the coding sequence ATGCCCCAAGACGCGCTGGAAGTTGACGCCGAGGGCGTCACCGGTGCGACCGAACTGCCGGTCGTGGTTCTATCCGAGCAGGTGGCGTTCCCGCGCATCTCGCAGCCGCTGCAGGTTACCGACCCGGCTTCATTGTGGGCTCTGGAGCGCCTACGCGACGGGGCTCAAAACGTGCTACTGCTGCAATCTGCCGGCGACGCCCAAGACGCCGACTTGTACACCGTCGGGACCGTTTGCGCGCTCGTCCGCCAATACCTGATCCCATCCGGCGGCTACTCGGCACTTTTCAAGGGCCAGGAACGGGCCCAGGTTCTGGCCACCGAGCGCGATGGCGACGGCCTGGTGGCGATGATCACGCCGCTGAACGAGTCGATGCGCAACGGTCCCGAACTGGAGGCACTGCGGCGCACGCTGTCGACGCAGATTCACGAGTACGCCGAAAAGAGCAACCAGGTGGCGCCCGAAGTCGTCTCGCTGGCCCGGCGGATTACCCATGCCGGATATCTGGCCGACTTGGCCGCCGCCAAGCTGGTCGAGGATCCCGAGCACCAGCAGCAATTGCTGGAAGAACTCGACGTATACGAGCGAATGTTCGCGGTCACCGCTCTCCTGAACGGTTGGATCCGCACGCTGGACGTGCGTTCCTCGATCCAGAGCCAGATCCAGGAGGGCATCGAATCCGCGCAACGGAATTTCTACCTGAAAGAGCAGCTTCGCACGATTCAGCGCGAGTTGGGCATCGCCAACGCGGTTGGTGACGAACGCGAGGAACTGCTGGAGGCAATCGCCGGTTCAAACATGCCGGAAACAGTCCGCGTCCGCGCGACCAAGGAGATCGAAAGGCTGGAAGGGATATCGCCGGCCTCGCCCGAACTGGCGGTCGTGCGCAATTACATCGACACCCTCCTGGACCTCCCGTGGCCACCGGCCCAGAGCCGGCGGCGGCGGGTCGGGCTGAAGTCCGCGCGCCGGGTCCTTGACCGCCACCACTTCGGATTGGAGAAGGTCAAGAAACGGGTTGTCGAGTACCTCGCGGTCCGATCCCTGACCGACGAATCGCAGAGCCCAATCCTCTGCCTAGTGGGGCCCCCGGGAGTCGGCAAGACCAGCCTGGGGCGCGCGATCGCGCAGGCGGTGCGTCGTCGCTACATCCGGGTTTCATTGGGCGGCGTCCGCGACGAGGCCGAAATCCGCGGTCACCGGCGCACCTATGTGGGCGCCTTGCCGGGCCGGATCATCCAGGGCATGGCGCGCGCCGGAGCGGTCGACCCGGTTTTCGTGCTTGACGAGGTCGACAAGATCGGGCGCGACTTCCGCGGCGACCCGTCGTCGGCGCTGTTGGAGGCGCTTGACCCGGAGCACAACCGCAACTTTTCCGATCACTACCTGGAAGTTGGCTACGACCTCTCGAAAGTCATGTTCCTGCTGACCGCCAACAACGAATGGGGTATCCCTCCCACACTGCGCGACCGGCTCGAAATAATCCGCCTGGAAGGCTATACCGCCCGCGAAAAGATGGCGATTGCCAAGGGCCACCTGGTCCCGCGCCAGCTCAAGGATCACGGCCTGGCCGCGTCCGGCAAGACCCGCCTGCGATTCAGCGACGAGGCCCTGGCCGCGATCGTGCAGCGCTACACCCGCGAAGCGGGCGTACGCGAGCTGGAGCGCCGGATCGCGGCGGTCTGCCGCAAGGTCGCGCGCCGCCGCGCGGCCAGCGAACCGGCCCACCGCGTGGTGCGGATCGCCGACTTGCGCGAACTGCTGGGGCCGGCGCCGTACACGGACCGCGGCGAAGACACGAGCGACCGCGTCGGCGTTGTAAACGGTCTGGCGGTGACCGCCCACGGCGGGGAATTGCTCCCGGTTGAGGCCGCCTGGTCGCGCGGCAAGCGCGAATTCCTCTGCACCGGCAATCTGGGCGACGTCATGACTGAATCTGCCCACGCGGCGCTTTCATACGTGACCCGGCATGCCGGCAGGCTCGGATTCCAGCCCAACGTGCTCACCGACGCGTTCGTGCACCTGCACGTGCCGGAAGGCGCGGTCCCCAAGGACGGTCCTTCGGCCGGCATTGCGATGGGAACCGCGTTGGCGTCGGCGTTTCTGGGCCGCAGCGTACGCGGCGACCTGGCCATGACCGGCGAGGTGACCATCCAAGGCCGGGTGCTGCCGATCGGCGGCGTAAAGGAAAAGGTGCTTGCGGCGCAGCGCCATGGAATTCGGGAGGTAATCCTGCCTTCCGAGAACCGCTCCGAAGTCGGCGAAATCCCGGCCGACGTGCGCCGCAAATTCAAGTTCACGTTCGTCGATTCGATGGACCAAGTCCTGGCGGCGGCATTGAGTTCGTCGCCGTATTCGGATCGCCGCACCCATTGA
- a CDS encoding extracellular solute-binding protein codes for MIRRNRMLTRRRVLGAGLAGLLPAACRPVSDAPSGPTPEPAGPTIGDPNIAPLLVASPGDSEIARPVLVEFTRQNPSLLARWEKVEGDFTAVLEARLATASAPDVVRVREGQIGRWRHAGLLAGFGNDELFEQLPALLYAGARAGTFDPDGVPWGVPHYHDAMFLAYNSAHLGRVGGRVPETLEELAGFARELQARHSLRSPVSINLAPKANANLPWWGLLKAAAVSFEQTEAGVSEAAAVLDALRAMVVEDGTLDPGIERPDYDRLADGDCAFAIVGAYSGPRLQSAGAPIAFAPLPGVSGPGRRSVCWTPAFALASRPQPHPAGARLAVHLGSIDKSGEFWGPRHFALSGSLPPAYPGLLRDSSVSAHFRRWVDPAVLNSVLEQAAPVDFLWQPWFQPWEHRCQELVMDAVLGQTEPVAAAMQMWSDAATYGDSTDS; via the coding sequence ATGATCCGTCGAAACCGGATGCTGACACGTCGCCGGGTGCTGGGCGCCGGGCTTGCAGGGCTTTTGCCCGCCGCCTGCCGGCCGGTATCCGATGCGCCGTCCGGTCCAACCCCGGAGCCCGCCGGGCCGACCATCGGCGACCCCAACATTGCGCCGCTTCTGGTCGCCTCTCCGGGCGATTCCGAGATCGCCCGACCGGTGCTGGTGGAATTCACCCGCCAGAACCCCAGCCTGCTGGCGCGCTGGGAGAAGGTCGAAGGCGACTTCACCGCGGTCCTGGAGGCGCGGCTGGCGACTGCCTCGGCGCCGGACGTGGTCCGGGTGCGGGAAGGCCAGATTGGCCGCTGGCGCCACGCGGGCCTGCTGGCCGGTTTCGGCAATGACGAATTGTTCGAACAGTTGCCGGCGTTGCTCTACGCCGGCGCGCGGGCGGGCACCTTTGACCCCGACGGCGTTCCTTGGGGAGTCCCGCACTATCACGACGCGATGTTTCTGGCCTACAACTCGGCCCACTTGGGCCGGGTCGGCGGCAGGGTGCCGGAGACGCTCGAAGAACTTGCCGGATTCGCCAGGGAACTGCAGGCTCGACATTCGTTGCGCAGCCCCGTCAGCATCAACCTCGCGCCGAAGGCCAACGCCAATCTGCCCTGGTGGGGATTGCTCAAGGCGGCGGCGGTGTCGTTTGAACAGACCGAGGCGGGCGTCTCCGAGGCGGCGGCGGTGCTGGATGCGCTCCGGGCGATGGTGGTCGAGGACGGAACCCTCGATCCCGGAATCGAACGGCCCGACTACGACCGCCTGGCGGATGGGGACTGTGCGTTTGCAATAGTGGGCGCCTACAGCGGACCGCGTCTGCAGTCGGCCGGGGCGCCGATCGCATTTGCCCCGCTTCCCGGCGTATCCGGGCCGGGCCGGCGCAGCGTCTGCTGGACTCCGGCTTTTGCCCTCGCCAGTCGCCCGCAACCCCATCCGGCGGGGGCGCGACTGGCGGTCCACCTGGGTTCCATCGACAAATCCGGCGAGTTTTGGGGGCCGCGACATTTCGCCCTTTCCGGCAGCCTGCCGCCCGCCTATCCCGGCCTCTTGAGAGATTCCTCGGTCAGCGCGCACTTTCGGCGTTGGGTGGATCCGGCGGTCCTGAATTCAGTCCTGGAGCAGGCGGCGCCGGTCGACTTCTTGTGGCAACCCTGGTTCCAGCCGTGGGAACATCGCTGTCAGGAGCTTGTCATGGACGCCGTGCTGGGGCAGACCGAACCGGTGGCCGCGGCAATGCAGATGTGGTCCGACGCCGCCACCTACGGCGACTCGACCGACTCCTAG
- the aroF gene encoding 3-deoxy-7-phosphoheptulonate synthase, with amino-acid sequence MVIVTKVGTPASGIERIEERIREEGLKPHRIEGSTLTVIGVIGSPTEEFREQMAVFSGVDRVLRIGRPYTLAGRGDGRTDTEFEVGSAQFGGPGVTMIAGPCTIESREQLFSTAKAVKAAGACVLRGGAFKPRTSPYSFQGMATEGLELLREASEEFSIPTITEVMEPGLVEQVSQFTDILQIGARNSQNFPLLREAGQSGLPVMVKRGPSSTIEEWLLSAEYVLAAGNPKVLLCERGIRTFETSTRATQDISAIAMAKRLSHLPVIVDPAHGTGKWYLVEAMTLAGVAAGADGAMLEVHPEPDHAICDGPQSLTFANFEQAMRRLRQMSDALGRPLREPALAAA; translated from the coding sequence ATGGTAATCGTCACCAAGGTCGGCACTCCGGCCAGTGGAATCGAGCGGATTGAGGAACGTATCCGCGAGGAAGGCCTCAAGCCGCACCGAATCGAAGGCTCCACCCTGACCGTGATCGGCGTGATCGGGTCGCCGACCGAAGAATTCCGGGAACAGATGGCGGTGTTTTCCGGTGTCGACCGGGTATTGCGGATCGGGCGGCCCTACACCCTGGCCGGCCGCGGCGACGGCCGCACCGACACCGAATTCGAAGTCGGTTCGGCCCAGTTCGGGGGTCCCGGCGTCACGATGATCGCCGGCCCCTGCACCATCGAGTCACGCGAGCAGCTGTTTTCGACCGCCAAGGCGGTGAAGGCGGCCGGTGCCTGCGTTCTGCGCGGCGGTGCGTTCAAGCCGCGGACGTCACCGTACAGCTTCCAGGGTATGGCCACCGAGGGCCTCGAACTCCTGCGCGAGGCGTCCGAGGAGTTCTCGATTCCGACTATCACCGAGGTGATGGAACCGGGTCTCGTCGAACAGGTCTCCCAATTCACCGACATCCTGCAAATCGGCGCCCGCAACTCACAAAACTTCCCGCTGTTGCGCGAAGCCGGACAGAGCGGGCTGCCGGTGATGGTCAAGCGCGGTCCTTCGAGCACGATCGAAGAATGGTTGCTCTCGGCCGAATACGTCTTGGCCGCCGGCAATCCCAAGGTGCTGCTCTGCGAGCGTGGAATCCGCACCTTCGAGACATCCACCCGCGCGACCCAGGACATTTCCGCCATCGCCATGGCCAAGCGCCTCTCGCACCTGCCGGTGATCGTCGACCCGGCGCACGGGACCGGCAAGTGGTACCTGGTGGAAGCAATGACCCTGGCCGGCGTGGCGGCCGGCGCCGACGGAGCAATGCTCGAAGTGCACCCCGAGCCCGACCATGCCATCTGCGACGGCCCGCAGAGTCTCACGTTCGCCAATTTCGAACAGGCGATGCGACGGCTCCGGCAAATGTCCGATGCGCTGGGTCGGCCGTTGCGCGAACCGGCGTTAGCCGCCGCTTGA
- the aroA gene encoding 3-phosphoshikimate 1-carboxyvinyltransferase translates to MASAINSASAVRGRIQVPGDKSITHRSLLLNALARGGARVRGAGLGGDCRSSIACLQGLGVSVLRDGDQLVIDSPGVDGFDEPASPLDCGNSGTTMRLLLGLLAGCGRFAVVVGDDSLSARPMGRVAGPLRRMGARIFGRGGGELAPLAVLPASLSGTQIDVPVASAQVKSALLIAGLNADGVTRIRQPARSRDHTEIMLAAMGAGLEIDGAELAIEGGQRLETIDVDVPGDFSSAAFWLVLGASHPDASLEIANVGINPTRAGTLSVLKRMGAKIAIDPNPAGAEPSGTLAVDSSSLSATEIGGAEIPILIDEIPVLAVAATQAEGTTRIRDAGELRVKETDRISATVSNLAAMGARIEELPDGMVIEGPTPLSGARLDSHGDHRVAMAMAVAASIAGGESRIDDAAAVNISYPGFFDELGRVCAA, encoded by the coding sequence ATGGCTTCGGCCATAAATTCGGCCTCGGCCGTGCGGGGCCGCATACAGGTGCCGGGCGATAAGTCGATAACCCACCGGTCTCTGCTGCTGAACGCCCTGGCCCGGGGCGGCGCGCGGGTTCGCGGTGCCGGGCTCGGTGGAGACTGCCGCTCCAGCATCGCCTGTCTGCAGGGCCTGGGGGTAAGCGTGCTCCGGGATGGTGACCAGCTTGTCATCGACAGCCCCGGCGTAGATGGTTTCGACGAGCCTGCGAGCCCCCTCGATTGCGGAAATTCAGGCACCACGATGCGGCTGCTGCTGGGACTGCTGGCCGGATGCGGCCGGTTCGCGGTGGTGGTCGGAGACGATTCGCTCTCGGCCCGTCCGATGGGCCGCGTGGCCGGCCCGTTGCGCCGCATGGGGGCCCGGATATTTGGCCGCGGCGGCGGAGAACTGGCCCCGTTGGCGGTCCTTCCGGCCTCGCTGTCCGGGACCCAAATCGACGTTCCGGTCGCGTCGGCGCAGGTTAAGAGCGCGCTGCTTATCGCCGGTCTCAACGCTGACGGCGTCACTCGAATCAGGCAACCGGCCCGGTCGCGCGATCACACCGAAATCATGCTCGCGGCGATGGGCGCTGGACTTGAGATTGATGGCGCCGAGCTGGCGATCGAGGGCGGCCAGCGGCTGGAGACGATCGACGTGGACGTGCCGGGGGATTTTTCTTCGGCCGCGTTCTGGCTCGTGCTGGGCGCCAGCCACCCCGATGCGAGCCTGGAGATCGCCAACGTCGGCATCAACCCGACCCGCGCCGGCACGCTCTCCGTCCTGAAACGCATGGGGGCCAAGATTGCGATCGATCCCAACCCCGCCGGGGCCGAGCCGTCAGGAACCCTGGCGGTGGACAGTTCGTCCCTCAGCGCGACCGAAATCGGCGGCGCCGAGATTCCGATCCTCATTGACGAAATTCCGGTGCTGGCGGTGGCCGCCACCCAGGCCGAAGGCACCACGAGGATCCGCGACGCCGGTGAGCTCCGCGTGAAGGAGACCGACCGAATCTCGGCTACGGTCAGTAACCTGGCGGCCATGGGCGCCCGTATCGAAGAGTTGCCCGACGGGATGGTAATCGAGGGTCCCACGCCGCTGAGCGGGGCGCGGCTGGATTCACACGGCGACCACCGGGTCGCGATGGCGATGGCAGTGGCCGCGAGCATCGCCGGCGGGGAAAGCCGGATCGACGATGCGGCCGCGGTGAACATCTCCTACCCCGGGTTCTTTGACGAGCTAGGCCGGGTCTGCGCAGCCTGA
- the aroE gene encoding shikimate dehydrogenase, with amino-acid sequence MRFAVLGYPIGHSLSPPMHEAAFAGAGLAASYEALSVLPQELESRLDELRSGRWNGFNVTIPHKVAALELADNPDPLAVRIGAANTLWCREGRIRAGNTDITAMREIIDSARVGSDAPAVLIGAGGAARAALLALSEFDRLTILNRTPANARALAAELSPGARVLSLDDPAGAEAARAATLIVNASSMGMTGGPAAGRSPLPEGCLGRHHVVFDMVYRPVETPLLADARKSGARTIDGLTMLVLQGAASFSIWTGRDPDRAAMRRACERAL; translated from the coding sequence GTGCGATTCGCCGTACTTGGCTACCCGATCGGTCATTCGCTTTCGCCGCCCATGCATGAGGCTGCGTTCGCCGGCGCCGGCCTTGCCGCCAGTTACGAAGCGCTTTCGGTGCTCCCCCAAGAGCTGGAAAGTCGGCTAGACGAACTGCGCAGCGGCCGTTGGAACGGGTTCAACGTGACCATTCCGCACAAGGTCGCCGCGCTGGAACTGGCCGACAATCCGGACCCGCTGGCCGTTCGGATCGGAGCCGCGAACACGCTCTGGTGCCGCGAGGGGCGGATCCGCGCCGGCAATACCGATATCACCGCCATGCGCGAGATCATCGACTCTGCCCGAGTCGGGTCCGACGCCCCGGCCGTGTTGATCGGGGCGGGCGGTGCGGCCCGGGCGGCGCTGCTGGCCCTTTCGGAATTCGATCGCCTGACGATCTTGAACCGGACCCCGGCCAATGCCCGGGCGCTGGCCGCCGAGTTGTCGCCGGGTGCCCGCGTTCTCTCCCTGGACGACCCGGCCGGCGCCGAAGCGGCGCGAGCCGCCACGCTGATTGTCAACGCCTCCAGCATGGGGATGACCGGCGGTCCGGCGGCCGGCCGTTCGCCCCTGCCGGAAGGCTGTCTGGGCCGCCACCACGTGGTGTTCGACATGGTCTACCGTCCGGTGGAGACCCCGCTGCTCGCTGACGCCCGCAAAAGCGGCGCCCGCACCATCGACGGCCTGACAATGCTTGTCCTGCAGGGTGCGGCCAGCTTCTCGATCTGGACCGGTCGCGACCCGGACAGGGCGGCGATGCGACGCGCCTGCGAGCGGGCGCTGTGA